One region of Solanum pennellii chromosome 6, SPENNV200 genomic DNA includes:
- the LOC107022480 gene encoding aluminum-activated malate transporter 2-like, whose protein sequence is MTIVVENQAEVAECGCFLNAWLWFKQLVKSLMVKVVDNAISAKKLGKEDPRIIVHSLKVGFAITLVSLFYYFEPKFEYQGFGVSAMWAVLTVVVVFEFTVGATLGRAVNRAIATFLGASVAGGIHRLACFSGSKTIEPILLGFFLFLIVAVVTYLRFLPKLKARYDYGVLVFILTFSLVSVSGYHDKQVLEMAETRITTILIGCDIAVLVCIFICPVWAGQQLHDKISSNFEKIGSFLEVFGTDYLNTSSGEASEQKTSDLEGYKSVLNSKTAEEVLANFARWEPRHGKFRYRHPWGRYLEIGGIARDCAFRIHALNDYLNYETQVEQEIRTKIQEPCKKVSTECGHVLKELALAMKTMTYPHTITIHIDNAKIAAENLKTLLHTNSSWEGINFSDVIPMATVASLLIEIVSSSVKMVESFDKLATSARFKKTNQLAPVRVRTNSWKTRVTPDQPSTESVHHDVAGE, encoded by the exons ATGACTATTGTTGTTGAAAATCAAGCTGAAGTTGCTGAGTGTGGATGTTTCCTTAATGCATGGCTTTGGTTCAAACAATTAGTTAAAAGTTTAATGGTTAAGGTTGTAGATAATGCAATTAGTGCAAAGAAATTAGGAAAAGAAGATCCTAGAATAATTGTTCATTCTCTCAAAGTAGGGTTTGCTATAACTCTAGTCTCACTCTTCTACTATTTTGAGCCTAAATTTGAGTATCAAGGTTTTGGTGTTTCTGCAATGTGGGCTGTTCTTACTGTCGTCGTCGTCTTCGAATTTACTGTTG GAGCAACACTTGGAAGAGCTGTAAATAGAGCAATTGCAACATTCTTAGGTGCTTCAGTAGCTGGTGGAATTCATCGATTAGCTTGTTTCTCTGGGTCAAAGACAATAGAGCCTATTTTACTtggattttttctcttcttaatag TTGCAGTAGTGACATATTTGAGATTTCTCCCAAAGTTGAAGGCAAGATATGACTATGGTGTCcttgtttttattttgacattttcaTTGGTGTCCGTTTCTGGTTATCACGATAAACAAGTGTTGGAAATGGCAGAAACAAGGATAACCACTATTCTTATAGGATGTGACATTGCTGTACTTGTTTGCATTTTCATATGTCCTGTTTGGGCTGGTCAACAACTTCACgataaaatttcatcaaattttgaaaaaattggcTCTTTTCTTGAAG TGTTTGGGACTGATTACTTAAACACATCAAGTGGGGAAGCTAGTGAACAAAAAACATCTGATTTGGAGGGATATAAAAGTGTGCTTAATTCAAAAACCGCTGAAGAAGTACTG GCTAATTTTGCAAGATGGGAGCCTAGACATGGGAAGTTTAGGTATCGTCATCCTTGGGGTCGATATTTGGAAATTGGTGGCATTGCTAGAGATTGTGCTTTTCGAATTCACGCCCTAAATGACTATCTTAACTATGAAACTCAG GTTGAACAGGAAATTAGAACTAAAATTCAAGAACCATGCAAGAAGGTGAGCACAGAATGTGGCCATGTTTTAAAAGAACTAGCATTGGCTATGAAGACAATGACATATCCACACACCATTACAATCCACATTGACAATGCAAAAATTGCTGCTGAAAATCTCAAGACCTTGCTCCACACAAATAGTTCATGGGAGGGAATAAATTTTTCTGATGTCATTCCTATGGCAACAGTAGCTTCATTACTCATAGAAATAGTTTCTTCTAGCGTAAAGATGGTGGAATCATTTGATAAACTTGCTACCTCAGCAAGATTCAAGAAGACTAATCAACTCGCCCCGGTGAGAGTAAGAACTAATAGTTGGAAAACTAGAGTAACGCCAGATCAGCCGAGTACAGAAAGTGTACATCATGATGTTGCAGGAGAGTGA
- the LOC107022481 gene encoding aluminum-activated malate transporter 2-like: MTIVVENQAEVAECGCFLNAWLWFKQLVKNFMVKVVDNAISAKKLGKEDPRIIVHSLKVGFAITLVSLFYYFEPKFEYQGFGVSAMWAVLTVVVVFEFTVGATLGRAVNRAIATFLGASVAGGIHRLACFSGSKTIEPILLGFFLFLIVAVVTYLRFLPKLKARYDYGVLVFILTFSLVSVSGYHDKQVLEMAETRITTILIGCDIAVLVCIFICPVWAGQQLHDKISSNFEKIGSFLEVFGTDYLNTSSGEASEQKTSDLEGYKSVLNSKTAEEVLANFARWEPRHGKFRYRHPWGRYLEIGGIARDCAFRIHALNDYLNYETQVEQEIRTKIQEPCKKVSTECGHVLKELALAMKTMTYPHTITIHIDNAKIAAENLKTLLHTNSSWEGINFSDVIPMATVASLLIEIVSSSVKMVESFDKLATSARFKKTNQLAPVRVRTNSWKTRVTPDQPSTESVHHDVAGE, translated from the exons ATGACTATTGTTGTTGAAAATCAAGCTGAAGTTGCTGAGTGTGGATGTTTCCTTAATGCATGGCTTTGGTTCAAACAATTAGTTAAAAATTTTATGGTTAAGGTTGTCGATAATGCAATTAGTGCAAAGAAATTAGGAAAAGAAGACCCTAGAATAATTGTTCATTCTCTCAAAGTAGGGTTTGCTATAACTCTAGTCTCACTCTTCTACTATTTTGAGCCTAAATTTGAGTATCAAGGTTTTGGTGTTTCTGCAATGTGGGCTGTTCTTACTGTCGTCGTCGTCTTCGAATTTACTGTTG GAGCAACACTTGGAAGAGCTGTAAATAGAGCAATTGCAACATTCTTAGGTGCTTCAGTAGCTGGTGGAATTCATCGATTAGCTTGTTTCTCTGGGTCAAAGACAATAGAGCCTATTTTACTtggattttttctcttcttaatag TTGCAGTAGTGACATATTTGAGATTTCTCCCAAAGTTGAAGGCAAGATATGACTATGGTGTCcttgtttttattttgacattttcaTTGGTGTCCGTTTCTGGTTATCACGATAAACAAGTGTTGGAAATGGCAGAAACAAGGATAACCACTATTCTTATAGGATGTGACATTGCTGTACTTGTTTGCATTTTCATATGTCCTGTTTGGGCTGGTCAACAACTTCACgataaaatttcatcaaattttgaaaaaattggcTCTTTTCTTGAAG TGTTTGGGACTGATTACTTAAACACATCAAGTGGGGAAGCTAGTGAACAAAAAACATCTGATTTGGAGGGATATAAAAGTGTGCTTAATTCAAAAACCGCTGAAGAAGTACTG GCTAATTTTGCAAGATGGGAGCCTAGACATGGGAAGTTTAGGTATCGTCATCCTTGGGGTCGATATTTGGAAATTGGTGGCATTGCTAGAGATTGTGCTTTTCGAATTCACGCCCTAAATGACTATCTTAACTATGAAACTCAG GTTGAACAGGAAATTAGAACTAAAATTCAAGAACCATGCAAGAAGGTGAGCACAGAATGTGGCCATGTTTTAAAAGAACTAGCATTGGCTATGAAGACAATGACATATCCACACACCATTACAATCCACATTGACAATGCAAAAATTGCTGCTGAAAATCTCAAGACCTTGCTCCACACAAATAGTTCATGGGAGGGAATAAATTTTTCTGATGTCATTCCTATGGCAACAGTAGCTTCATTACTCATAGAAATAGTTTCTTCTAGCGTAAAGATGGTGGAATCATTTGATAAACTTGCTACCTCAGCAAGATTCAAGAAGACTAATCAACTCGCCCCGGTGAGAGTAAGAACTAATAGTTGGAAAACTAGAGTAACGCCAGATCAGCCGAGTACAGAAAGTGTACATCATGATGTTGCAGGAGAGTGA